AGATGTATGACGAATCAACAATTATTTTATTTGATTACTTTGCCACAATATATATTTGTGGTAAAATAATTCTCTCAAGGAGGAGATGTTGAATGTTACACAAAGCTTGCCCTGAGCGATGTCGAAGGGTTGTGCAAGTCCGTTTATATCCGTCACTTGAACAGCAAAATCAACTAGCTCAAACTTTTGGGTGTGCTAGATGGTGGTGGAATTATGCTTTGAATAAATCTATTGAGACTTATAAGGAGACGGGTAAGGGACTTAGCCGTGTTGCACTCAACGCATTTCTTCCTGTACTCAAAAAAGCTGAAGATACGGTGTGGTTATCTGATTGTTATAGCCAAGTTTTACAGGCTACAACGCTCAACTTGACCACAGCTTACAAAAACTTTTTTGAAAAACGTGCCGGATTTCCTAAATTCAAATCTAGACACGGTAAGCAGTCTGTTCAGTATCCTCAAAACGTCAAGATTGTAGATGGCAATGTCAAACTCCCTGGAAATATCGGGATAGTCAAAGCCAAAATACATAGAGCTATTGAGGGGAAAGTCAAGACTGTTACTGTGAGTAAAACGCCTTCTGGTAAATACCTTGCATCTATCCTGACTGAGTTAGAAGGTGAAAATCCGGTTGTTTCAGAAGGTAAGATATACGGTGTTGATTTAGGATTAAGGCACTTTGCTGTTGTCACTGATGGCGATAAAGTTTCTAAATACGATAACCCTAAGCACCTTGCCAAACATGAAAAAAACCTAAAACGTAAACACAAAAAATTAGCACGTAAAGTCAAAGCAAGCAAGTCAAGAAATAGATACAGAAAAGTTGTTGCCAAAGTGTACGAGCGAGTTAGTAATTCTCGGCAGGATTTTCTGCATAAACTTAGTTATAAGTTGGTCAGCGATAGCCAAGCTGTCATAGTAGAGAATCTTCATGTTAAAGGCATGGTTCGTAACCATAAATTGGCGAAATCAATATCTGATGCAGGATGGGGAACATTCACTAACTTTTTAGCCTACAAGCTAGAACGCAGAGGTGGAAAGTTGGTTGAAATTGATAGATGGTTCCCCAGTTCTAAGCTTTGCTCTAATTGTTTCTATCAAATAGGTGAGATGCCATTGGATGTCCGTCAGTGGACTTGTCCTCATTGCAATACTCATCATGATCGGGATGAAAATGCGGCGATAAATATTAGAGCAGAAGGCATCAGAATGATAAAGGCGGAAGGTTCAGCCGTCTCTGCTGTAGGAGGGGAGGTAAGTCCTACTCTTGGACGAAAGTCTAAGTTTAGGCACTCCCCCTTGATTACAGAAGCCCAAACTGGACTTGGTACTCCAAGTCAGTGTGGGTAGTTCACCGCGTGAGTTTGACACATACATGGCACAAAAAGATACTTGGGTGAGTCGTGTTGCACCGCAAGTATCCCAAGACCGCCCCATAGCTTACTTTTGTGCTGAATTTGGCATCCATGAATCTCTGCCGGTGTATTCTGGTGGCTTGGGCATTCTGGCTGGGGATCACCTGAAATCATCATCAGATTTGGGTGTACCGTTGGTTGGTGTCGGCTTGCTGTATCGCCAGGGTTATTTTCGCCAACGGTTGAACCGCCAGGGTTGGCAAGAAGATTACTACCTGGATAATCCTTTTGGGCGGATGCCCATAGAGTTAATTAAAAACGAACAAGGGCAACCGCTGACTATCCAGCTAGAAATTCGCCAGCGACAAGTGAAAGTGCAAATTTGGCGAGTGCAAGTTGGGCGGGTAAGTTTATATTTACTAGATAGCGATCGCGAAGACAACGATCCCATCGACCGCTGGCTAACTGGACACCTCTATGGTGGTAACTTAGAAACTCGTATCGCCCAAGAAGTCGTCTTGGGAATTGGCGGTGTGCGGGCTTTAGCAGCCTTGGGAATTCAACCTTCTGTCTATCACCTCAACGAAGGACACGCCGCTTTCTGTACTTTGGAAATTGCTAGACAAGAAATTGAACGTACAGGTAAATCCTTCTACGACATCGAAGCCAAGGTACGCAACAGTTGTGTTTTCACCACCCATACACCCGTACCTGCCGGTCACGATGTCTTTTCTCCCGATTTAATCGACTCCTACTTTGCTCAGTACTGGCCACAATTGCGACTTTCCCGCGAACAATTTTTAGCATTAGGCGCACGACGACTAGGCGACCCTTGGGAACCCTTTGGTATGACCGTTTTAGCTTTGCGGATGTGTCGTGCTTGCAATGGTGTGAGTGAGTTGCACGGTCAAGTTTCCCGCAAAATGTGGACAGTTCTCTTTCCCCAGCGGTCAGAAGACAAAGTGCCAATTGGTTACATTACCAATGGCGTACATGCACCTACTTGGACTGCTCCTTTATTGGCTGACTTGTATAATCAGTATTTAGGAGCAGACTGGAAAACTCGTGCAGTTGATCCCGAAATGTGGGCGAAAGTTGAGGAAATTCCCGATGAAGAACTGTGGTCGCGTCATCTCATCCTCAAAGACAGACTCGTCGCCTACACACGCTATAAAGTCAAGAAAGCGCGGGAACAGCGTGGTGAAGATTACAAACTCATCCAAGCTGCTGATAGCCTGCTAGACTCCAACGTTCTCACAATTGGATTTGCCAGACGCTTTAGCCCTTACAAACGTGGTGATCTAATTTTACGTGATGCCCAAAGGGCGTTGAAGATTTTTGGTAATGCCAACCGTCCAGTACAGATTATCTTCGCCGGTAAAGCTCATCCAGCAGATGAAGAAGGTAAACGAATTATCCAGCGTTTGATGGAGTGGTGCCAAAATTCAGGAATTCTCAACCGAGTTGCCTTTATTGAAGACTACGACATTTTCACCGGGCAAAAACTAGTGCAAGGTGTGGATGTGTGGTTAAACAACCCCCGCCGTCCTTTGGAAGCATCGGGTACAAGCGGGCAAAAAGTCTGCTTCAACGGTGGCATTAATTGCAGCGTCCTCGATGGTTGGTGGTGCGAAGGTTACAAAGCCGATACCAATGGTAAAGGAACTAACGGTTGGGCAATTGGTGAAGATGCTCATACTAGCGACCAAGAACTGCAAGACCGCATTGACTCCCAGTCGTTGTATCAACTGTTGGAAGAGGAAATTGTTCCTTTATATTATGACCAAGATGCCAATGGCATTCCCCATCGCTGGGTACAGATGATGAAAGCGTCCATTAAGACAAATGCGCCGCTATTCAACACAGACAGAATGATTGCCGACTACGTTTCACAGGTTTATGTGCCAGAAATTGCTACCAGTGTAGGGCCTATTTTGGCTAAAGTTCTGCTGTAAAGCATTTTAAACTTACTGGTTCCATAGAGGGGTGGATTATCTGCCCCTTTTTTTTGTAAAACTAATTAAAAATTTTTAATTGAATGCAACTCTCAAATATATGGAAATCACAGGACTCAAAGTTCGACCCTATCAGTTAGATGATGAACAACAGGTTATCGAGTTATGGCATCGCTGCAATTTAGTTGTGCCGTGGAACGATCCAAAACGCGACATTGAGTTAAAATTGCAATTTCAACCACATCTGTTTTTAGTAGCAGAGATGGATAGCTTAATTATCGCCTCAGTTATGGCAGGCTATGAGGGACATCGCGGTTGGATAAACTACTTGGCAGTCTCGCCAGATTATCAGTGCAAAGGTATCGGTAGGCTAATAATGGAAGCTGCTGAAGCTGAATTAAAAAAGCTAGGCTGTGTAAAAGTTAATCTACAAGTACGGTCTTCAAATAAGTCTGTCATCGCTTTCTACGAAAAATTAGGTTTTTCGGATAACAATGTCATCGGTATGGGAAAGTGGTTATAACAAGATTCTCAAATTGCCAAATTTGAATAGAATGTAGAATATAAACATAAATGATTCAAGGAATTAGTCATATTACATTTATTGTTAAGGATTTAGAGAAGATGAAACAATTCCTCACATTCATCTTCGATGCTCACGAAGTTTATTCTAGCGGTGAGCAAACCTTCTCTGTTTCAAAAGAAAAATTTTTCTTGATTAATGACTTATGGATTGCGATTATGGAAGGTGAGCCTTTATTAAAGAAAACTTATAATCATGTGGCTTTTAAAATCAATGAACAAGACTATGAACTTTATGCTGC
Above is a window of Nostoc sp. UHCC 0702 DNA encoding:
- the glgP gene encoding alpha-glucan family phosphorylase: MAQKDTWVSRVAPQVSQDRPIAYFCAEFGIHESLPVYSGGLGILAGDHLKSSSDLGVPLVGVGLLYRQGYFRQRLNRQGWQEDYYLDNPFGRMPIELIKNEQGQPLTIQLEIRQRQVKVQIWRVQVGRVSLYLLDSDREDNDPIDRWLTGHLYGGNLETRIAQEVVLGIGGVRALAALGIQPSVYHLNEGHAAFCTLEIARQEIERTGKSFYDIEAKVRNSCVFTTHTPVPAGHDVFSPDLIDSYFAQYWPQLRLSREQFLALGARRLGDPWEPFGMTVLALRMCRACNGVSELHGQVSRKMWTVLFPQRSEDKVPIGYITNGVHAPTWTAPLLADLYNQYLGADWKTRAVDPEMWAKVEEIPDEELWSRHLILKDRLVAYTRYKVKKAREQRGEDYKLIQAADSLLDSNVLTIGFARRFSPYKRGDLILRDAQRALKIFGNANRPVQIIFAGKAHPADEEGKRIIQRLMEWCQNSGILNRVAFIEDYDIFTGQKLVQGVDVWLNNPRRPLEASGTSGQKVCFNGGINCSVLDGWWCEGYKADTNGKGTNGWAIGEDAHTSDQELQDRIDSQSLYQLLEEEIVPLYYDQDANGIPHRWVQMMKASIKTNAPLFNTDRMIADYVSQVYVPEIATSVGPILAKVLL
- the fosX gene encoding FosX/FosE/FosI family fosfomycin resistance hydrolase, whose translation is MIQGISHITFIVKDLEKMKQFLTFIFDAHEVYSSGEQTFSVSKEKFFLINDLWIAIMEGEPLLKKTYNHVAFKINEQDYELYAARVKNLGVEVKEGRSRINGEGLSLYFYDYDNHLFELHTGTLNERLQKYME
- a CDS encoding GNAT family acetyltransferase, producing MEITGLKVRPYQLDDEQQVIELWHRCNLVVPWNDPKRDIELKLQFQPHLFLVAEMDSLIIASVMAGYEGHRGWINYLAVSPDYQCKGIGRLIMEAAEAELKKLGCVKVNLQVRSSNKSVIAFYEKLGFSDNNVIGMGKWL
- a CDS encoding transposase, which gives rise to MLHKACPERCRRVVQVRLYPSLEQQNQLAQTFGCARWWWNYALNKSIETYKETGKGLSRVALNAFLPVLKKAEDTVWLSDCYSQVLQATTLNLTTAYKNFFEKRAGFPKFKSRHGKQSVQYPQNVKIVDGNVKLPGNIGIVKAKIHRAIEGKVKTVTVSKTPSGKYLASILTELEGENPVVSEGKIYGVDLGLRHFAVVTDGDKVSKYDNPKHLAKHEKNLKRKHKKLARKVKASKSRNRYRKVVAKVYERVSNSRQDFLHKLSYKLVSDSQAVIVENLHVKGMVRNHKLAKSISDAGWGTFTNFLAYKLERRGGKLVEIDRWFPSSKLCSNCFYQIGEMPLDVRQWTCPHCNTHHDRDENAAINIRAEGIRMIKAEGSAVSAVGGEVSPTLGRKSKFRHSPLITEAQTGLGTPSQCG